The sequence GTCAGGGAGAAACATGAGGGAGAGCATCATGTATCGTGTATAGGGCAGAACCAGAAGATGGGGGGCATCAAGTGCCATTTTCGACTGGAGGAATTTGGTATTGAAGTAAAGATAGCGGAAATTTTCCCGATCGAATATCTCCACTAACCTGTCTCCACGGCGAGATTTGTGAATGAGTGTCTTGCTGTCTGTTTTCATTTGGTAAATAGGGTCAACTCTGCCCTTGACTCCTATTATGTTACGGGTTGACCTTCACGGGAAAGATCGATGCAGGGAGGGGTTTCCTTCGGTAATCGTAGTCATTTTTTTAATGGGAACGGTTGAGGTATCTCCTGAATAAGGCACCCGCACAATATAAACAGACTTCCTATCTAACTTGGCATCCCTAAATACTCATACCAGGATAAGAAGAACCGCATGATAGCGATGAAAACTGTGACGGTAATTTGGACACTACTGGTATTTCACTCAACGTCTTCTCAAAGTTTTCTATTCCTTTTGAAAATCTGTATTGCTGTGCAGTTTCAACTACTTCAATTATAATATCATAACTGAAGCCATCCTCTTCCATCGTTCTTTCCAGTTTTCGTAGCTCTTCTCTCGTCATGTTATTTCCAGGAATAATTGACATTCTAAAAAACTATTATTCCTCATTGAAACATAAACCGTTACATTTTCATATAGGTAGATATACCCAATTTGCTGATAACTAAAAACATTTTACTATAGGTGCCCTGGGCGCAAGGTTAACTGTTGAGTAAGATGGGAGGGTTGAGAGTATTCCTGACCATACAATCAGTATTCAGCAAAACGTCAGGTCAAAGATGATACGCTACCACTCAGTTGCTGCCGGCTGCCGGAAACACCACCCTGAAGTTTCTTCTGCAGAGCACGTTTTAAACGGAAGCGATTCCAATAGATAACAGGTGTTTTGCTCACCCTTTGTTTTCCCGCTACAACTGCCTCGGGAAAGAAAAGAAGGTCAAGAAGATGATGGGTAGTGGCACTTTCTCCCAGGAAATGAGTACAGCCTGCACAGTAACTGATAATCGGATCGCTCCCTGCTTCTGTCACTCGTTTTTGAGTCCATTCCCTGGCAAAATCGGGTCGTATAAACCCTGCAGAGCCTCCTTCACCACAGCAGAAGGTGCGTTCCCGGCTATGCTCCATTTCCCTAATCGTAATTCCCTGGTGCTGCAGAATATTCCTGGTACTTTGCTGCACCTCTGGAACAAATCGCACCCCACATGGGTCATGAATTGTCACCTCGGTCTGGATGCCACCTCTTATCTTTGGTGACTGCAGCAACTCTTCATACACTGTCCGCACCTCAATGCCAGTGGAATATTCCTTAAAAATACGATGACAGTTCGGGCAGCTCACAAGAACTTTTGTTACGGAATTTTTACTCAGGATGCTGCAAAGTTCAGCAAACATTTTCTTAAAATGGGCCATGTCCCCAAGATCATGGGAAGGTTTAGTGCAGCAGTCAAACACGATTCCAATGTCAGGTATGGTTTCCTGTAAAAGCTCGAACAAATGACTGAAGGTTTCGGGACGACTGCCGGGGATGGCACATCCGGGAAACAATACCGTGTGGCAATTTTCAGGAAAATAATACCAGGAGAGCAGCGACGAACTCCCCCGCCGTTCATAGGCTCGGATGGTTTTATGCTGCCTGAGCCGACCATGCCCCTCGTTTACCAACTCCTGCCGCATAGCGAGAAACATAGCTGAAGAATCAAGCTCCTTAGGACAAACTCCGTGACATAGGCCACAGAGACTGCACTCAAATGGAAACTCCTTGTTTATAATGGTATCCTTTCTCTCCAACCAACTCTCCGCAAGCTTTTGCGGAGAGCCATACTCCTGCAGAAAAGCGCATTCCTTAACACAGATTCCACAGTTCACGCAATCTTTGGCAATACTCTCAATGGGAGACAAAAGTGTATCCAACGTCTCCATAACTTAAAAAGGGCTCACCACTCTGGCAGCAGTTGTCATGGTGTTCATGATGTCATACATATTAGTGATGCTCCCCACCTTACGTTCCTCTTCCAGCTTAAAGAATTCAAGACAGGTTCCGCAGATCCAAATGGTTACACCTTGTTTTTCCAAAGCCTGCAAAGCTTCCAGTGCCTTTCCTTCCTGTGTCGCAAGCTTAACACCTCCATTATAGAGAAGAATATGAGAGGGGAGCGGGGAAATTTCAGCAATGGTTTTCACGTAGGTCTGCAACAATGCCCATCCCAATTCGGAAGAGCCACGTCCCATGGAATCGGAAGGAATAACGTAAACCAGATTACCGGCATCGGGCAGGGCACAGGAATAATCAGCTTCCTGAAAATCCTCCCTGGGAGTATCACTCTCCCCTGGTGTAAGGCTTATAAGAAAATCACCATCCCCCCTTTGCTCCACACTCACTTGACATCCCTGACTCCTGCCAAAGCGAAGAACATTTTCCCGAGAAGCCTCATTATCCACAACAACACTGAAGACCTCTTCAGG comes from Desulfocapsa sulfexigens DSM 10523 and encodes:
- a CDS encoding (Fe-S)-binding protein → MDTLLSPIESIAKDCVNCGICVKECAFLQEYGSPQKLAESWLERKDTIINKEFPFECSLCGLCHGVCPKELDSSAMFLAMRQELVNEGHGRLRQHKTIRAYERRGSSSLLSWYYFPENCHTVLFPGCAIPGSRPETFSHLFELLQETIPDIGIVFDCCTKPSHDLGDMAHFKKMFAELCSILSKNSVTKVLVSCPNCHRIFKEYSTGIEVRTVYEELLQSPKIRGGIQTEVTIHDPCGVRFVPEVQQSTRNILQHQGITIREMEHSRERTFCCGEGGSAGFIRPDFAREWTQKRVTEAGSDPIISYCAGCTHFLGESATTHHLLDLLFFPEAVVAGKQRVSKTPVIYWNRFRLKRALQKKLQGGVSGSRQQLSGSVSSLT
- the yedF gene encoding sulfurtransferase-like selenium metabolism protein YedF, with protein sequence MEILDCRGLNCPEPVLRTKEYLENHPEEVFSVVVDNEASRENVLRFGRSQGCQVSVEQRGDGDFLISLTPGESDTPREDFQEADYSCALPDAGNLVYVIPSDSMGRGSSELGWALLQTYVKTIAEISPLPSHILLYNGGVKLATQEGKALEALQALEKQGVTIWICGTCLEFFKLEEERKVGSITNMYDIMNTMTTAARVVSPF